One genomic segment of Pseudonocardia sp. T1-2H includes these proteins:
- the ruvC gene encoding crossover junction endodeoxyribonuclease RuvC, translated as MRVLGVDPGLTRCGLGVVDGGVGRAVTCVDVGVARTGTELSIDQRLLGVADEVERWITRHRPDVVAIERVFSQHNVRTVMGTAQASGVVALVAARAGLPVAFHTPSEVKAAVTGEGRADKHQVTAMVTRLLRLAEAPRPADAADALALAICHCWRAPMISRMAEAEARAAEFAKAHKARLAAAQKERLAEAARARR; from the coding sequence GTGCGGGTGCTCGGAGTCGACCCGGGGCTCACGCGCTGCGGTCTGGGCGTCGTCGACGGCGGCGTCGGACGCGCCGTGACCTGCGTCGACGTCGGCGTGGCCCGGACCGGGACCGAGCTGTCGATCGACCAGCGGCTGCTCGGGGTCGCGGACGAGGTGGAGCGCTGGATCACCCGGCACCGCCCGGACGTCGTCGCGATCGAGCGGGTCTTCAGCCAGCACAACGTGCGCACGGTGATGGGCACCGCCCAGGCGAGCGGGGTGGTGGCGCTCGTCGCCGCCCGGGCGGGGCTGCCCGTCGCGTTTCACACCCCGAGCGAGGTCAAGGCGGCCGTGACGGGGGAGGGCCGCGCGGACAAGCACCAGGTCACGGCCATGGTCACCCGTCTGCTGCGGCTCGCCGAGGCCCCGCGGCCCGCGGACGCCGCGGATGCGCTCGCGCTCGCGATCTGCCACTGCTGGCGGGCGCCGATGATCAGCCGGATGGCCGAGGCGGAGGCGCGGGCGGCGGAGTTCGCCAAGGCGCACAAGGCGCGGCTCGCGGCGGCGCAGAAGGAGCGGCTCG
- a CDS encoding MOSC domain-containing protein: MQIEIVALVASPVHAFEGRPADGPRPDPEDPRRERIEVRAGLGVVGDRYHGRAAHRLASVTLLAAESLDAVAAELGSATFDPVLVRRTIVTRGFPVDELAAPRGGAGAEFTLDTGDGPVRFRVHRPANPCRWMDVVLAPGAFKALRGRGGVRCEPLSDGTLRAGPATLELRDQWAASSQLRP, from the coding sequence GTGCAGATCGAGATCGTCGCGCTCGTGGCCTCGCCGGTCCACGCGTTCGAGGGCCGCCCCGCGGACGGCCCGCGCCCCGATCCCGAGGACCCGAGGCGCGAGCGGATCGAGGTGCGCGCCGGGCTCGGCGTCGTCGGGGACCGGTACCACGGCCGCGCCGCGCACCGGCTGGCGTCGGTGACGCTCCTGGCCGCGGAGTCCCTCGACGCCGTCGCGGCCGAGCTCGGCAGTGCCACGTTCGATCCCGTCCTGGTCCGCCGCACGATCGTGACCAGGGGCTTCCCCGTGGACGAGCTGGCCGCCCCCCGCGGCGGGGCCGGGGCGGAATTCACCCTGGACACCGGCGACGGCCCGGTCCGGTTCCGCGTCCACCGGCCCGCGAACCCGTGCCGGTGGATGGACGTCGTCCTCGCCCCGGGTGCTTTCAAGGCCCTCCGGGGGCGCGGCGGGGTGCGGTGCGAACCGCTCTCCGACGGCACGCTCCGCGCCGGTCCCGCGACCCTCGAGCTCCGGGATCAGTGGGCGGCGTCGTCCCAGCTGCGGCCGTAG